From the Naumovozyma dairenensis CBS 421 chromosome 10, complete genome genome, the window TATTTGTAGCTGCAACGATAACAACCCCTTTCAATTCTTCGACACCATCAATTTCGTTCAGCAATGAAGTCAACACATGACTTGCTGCTGAAGTAGAAGATCCACCATCTCTATCTGGAGATAACgcatcaatttcatcaaagaaaataatacttGGTGATGCTGCACGAGCTTTACGGAATATTTCTCTTATGGCACGTTCTGACTCACCAACgtatttattaaatactTCAGGCCCTTTTACAGCTAAGAAGTTGATACCAGATTCTGTCGCCAATGCCTTTGCTGTCAAAGTTTTCGAACAACCTGGTGGCCCATACAATAGGACACCTTTTGGAGCGGATATACCCAATCTAGCAAATGTAGCAGAGGCTTCTAAAGGCAATTGGATCATTTCCTTCATTTTACGTTTTAATTCTTCCTGTCCACCGATATCTGACCAGAAAACTTTGGGCATTtctaaaaaaatttctCTCATTGCACTTGGTCTAATTTCAATCATGGCATTCTCAACATCATTCATTGTTACTTTTAATAGTGAGCTATCAATATCCTTATATAAATGCATCCCACGTTGAATAGTTTTCATGACGGATTCTCTACAAAGAGCTGATAAGTCAGCACCGACATAACCATGCGTCTTAGAGGCAATTGTTTTGATATCTTCTCCTGTCAGCGTATGGCGTTCTGTAGACATTTTAgagaaattttttaataaaatgtCCAATCTTGCATCTGCATCTGGAATACCAATTTCAACTTCCTGATCAAACCTACCTGGTCTTCTCAAAGCAGGATCCACTGAGTTAGGTCTGTTGGTAGCTGCAATGACAACAACCCTTCCAGCCGCGCTCATACCACTCATTAATGTCAATAATGTGGCAACAACTCTACTTTCTACCTCACCTGCATCATCATTAGCTCTATTAGGAGCTAATGAGTCAACTTcatcaatgaaaataatagaagGTTGATATTTCTTCGcttcattgaaaatgtcTCTTAAAGCAGCTTCTGTTTCACCTAGATATTTAGATACAATTGACGGACCATTGATAGTCAATACATGGGCATTGGCCGTATTGGCAACACATTGCAATAACATCGTTTTACCTGTACCTGGTGGGCCATGTAGTAATATCCCTCTTGGTGGAGTAACTCCGAAATCAGTAAATAACGTTGGTTGATGTAATGGTAAACTGATAGTACTCTGTAGTAATTCAACTTCCTTACGTAAACCACCTATGGCATCATAGGTTATAGGTTGAGGCAAGTTATATTTTGGACTTGTTCTGGTCTCTATAGAGAAATTTATCTTTGTCGTTCCCTTTTTGAATATAACTGGTGGTGATAAATAAATCGAGTCGTTCTCACTATTTTGGTCATCtttcaatgatatttttgaaatatctgGCAGATTTGTGTCATTGACTTCAACAACAAGCAGAGCAATTTCTTTCCCATCGATCAATATCTTAGTTCCAAGAAATACCATACCTGGCATTATAATTCCACAGTCATCAAGTAATTTGGTTACGGTTTTCTCAATTGATGGATCACTTTGTAAATCGTCTCCTTGTAGTGATCCAATAGTGATATTACCAGCATAAGGTGGTTGGCTTTGCATCCTTATAATTTCTAAACGATCACCTAAAATGATGTTTCCTACAGACCTAAGAGTTGAAGAAATCATTACAACATCAACTGGATGGGTTTGTTCATTCCCGGATTTAGCTTGCGCAACTATCCCATCAGATCCAAATTTGGAGATAACACACAAAGAACCAGACGATATTTCAAGGGCTTTTAAAACATTTGGATGAATTATAGCAACAGATAAATCTTTATAGTTGTCAGTTACTTGTAGTGGTCTCGCTATGAATTCGGTAGGTAGTTTAAATTTTGGTTGTTTAACAGAATCCGTTGCTGCACCAGCAGATGAActtttctttgaagaacTAGACTTGGGAGCCATAACTATCTCTCTTTACTTAAGTTGgcaattttttcttgggCTCGAGAATAAGTCTTTGCAAGAACTTTTATCTGTTATCTTAAAGAGTTTTCTTGCGATGACTATCACTTTctcaattgaataaattttctgaagttttcatttttttttttttttggtacAGCCGCCCAGTTCTCAAAAGAACAATATATACCATATTATAAGTTATTTTCCTATTAtgtgaaagaaaaaaaagctTGACTTTTCCCTCAAGAATAAATGTGTATTTACTATTACATAAAATCTAGATATACTTAGACGGTGTTCTTATAAATACAAACTTGCTGCGAAGACAATGTCCCTCTTAATCAATTCCTGGGCTCTACCCATCTTCATATGCAAAGTGGAATTACCGATGATAATGGAGGCCGTTTTCACTTCACGACAAATTTCATCTAATCTGGTAATGACACGGACAACTGTACCTTCAGCTTCAGGACTGATATCCATAATctctttgaaagataacCCACGTGCCCATTCATAAACGACATTCATCAATGCGAATCTCTTCTTATCTAAGAATTCAGCTTCTTCTTGTGTTAATGGAATTTGATGTTTTTCATAAACAGACAACATTTCAGcataaatttcttgaatccTTTTCTTACCCTTCGCTAGTCTCGGTGTCACTACTGgtgattcttcttctctgGTACGTCCTTCATAGACGAATACTGATAATAGGGCAACGATTTCCTCTGGTTCAAAGTCACCTAAAAAGTTATCTAGAATTAATTCTGTTAA encodes:
- the AFG2 gene encoding AAA family ATPase AFG2 (similar to Saccharomyces cerevisiae AFG2 (YLR397C); ancestral locus Anc_4.259); amino-acid sequence: MAPKSSSSKKSSSAGAATDSVKQPKFKLPTEFIARPLQVTDNYKDLSVAIIHPNVLKALEISSGSLCVISKFGSDGIVAQAKSGNEQTHPVDVVMISSTLRSVGNIILGDRLEIIRMQSQPPYAGNITIGSLQGDDLQSDPSIEKTVTKLLDDCGIIMPGMVFLGTKILIDGKEIALLVVEVNDTNLPDISKISLKDDQNSENDSIYLSPPVIFKKGTTKINFSIETRTSPKYNLPQPITYDAIGGLRKEVELLQSTISLPLHQPTLFTDFGVTPPRGILLHGPPGTGKTMLLQCVANTANAHVLTINGPSIVSKYLGETEAALRDIFNEAKKYQPSIIFIDEVDSLAPNRANDDAGEVESRVVATLLTLMSGMSAAGRVVVIAATNRPNSVDPALRRPGRFDQEVEIGIPDADARLDILLKNFSKMSTERHTLTGEDIKTIASKTHGYVGADLSALCRESVMKTIQRGMHLYKDIDSSLLKVTMNDVENAMIEIRPSAMREIFLEMPKVFWSDIGGQEELKRKMKEMIQLPLEASATFARLGISAPKGVLLYGPPGCSKTLTAKALATESGINFLAVKGPEVFNKYVGESERAIREIFRKARAASPSIIFFDEIDALSPDRDGGSSTSAASHVLTSLLNEIDGVEELKGVVIVAATNRPDEIDPALLRPGRLDRHIYVAPPDYDARLQILQKCTKKFQIENTNIKLEDLAERTAGCSGAEVVLLCQEAGLAAIMEDLECTKVSPEHFEKALAGISRGITPEMLAYYEDFARRSGVSI